GGGTTGAGCGATAGCGAAGCCCAACATTGCGGCGGTTGCAGTGATGCCTTGGTTTATCGGTGCCCTTGCTGCTTATCGAGTGCTCGGATGACTTTTGTTTCGCCCACCCGGGCGACTCACTTTTGCCAATCGCCGCAAAAGTAAGCAAAAACGCTTGCCCCGACCATCCGGCCTTCCGCTGCGCTCCAGGTCCGCTCACGCCAGCGCCGTTCCGGGGTCGGCCTACACGGGCCGTCCATGGCCCGTTAGGCCTCTCGCCGCATCCATGCGGCTCGACCCACTCCACGACACTGGCGTTCGCCCTGCTGAACGGGGCGGTTTCGCAGCCTGAAAGTTTTGGTTGAAGAGCCACGAACAGCTCGTAGCGTGGACAACGGCGCAGCCTTGTCCACAGGGATCGGCGTTACTCCCTCAGTGGAAAACGCTGCGCGGTTTTCCACGCTACGAACCCTGAACGCCGAATCCTCAGGCTTGCGCCCCGTCCCCGTCAGTGAGACCGAGTGTAGGTGTTGCGGAGGGGGATGCGAGGCAGGACGCCGAGCAAGGCGCGAGGGGCAGGAGGCCCCTTCGTGCCGCGCCCCCGGAGCGGCACCGGAGCGAGGGGACCCGGAGCGTAGCGGAGGGCCGAAACGTGGGGACAGCGTTTTTGGTTACTTTTGCCGCGACTGGCAAAAGTGACTCGCCCGAGGGGGCGAAACAAAAACCATCAAAGCACTCGGTAATCCGCCTGGGGATTGATCAAAGCCCAAAGCGTTGGGCCTCGCTATCGCTCAACCCACCCCACTCTCCAAAATTTCCCCACCACCCGACCTTTTGCTTAGGGACCTAAGCATCCCTTCGGCGTAGAATCCACATTCTTAGTGTGCTTTCGATAACACCCGTAGAGGTCGTCATGTCCCACCGTATTCGCCACCCCGGCTTCGCTGCCAAACGCCAAAGCGCTGAGCAGGCCGCCCAGTTCATCCGTCACGGCATGACCGTGGGCATGAGCGGCTTCACCGGGGCCGGTTATCCCAAGGCCGTGCCCGGCGCCCTGGCCCAGCGCATCACCGCCAGCCACGGGGCCGGCGAGCCCTTTCGCATCAAGGTGCTGACCGGCGCCTCCACCGCGCCGGAACTGGACGGCGCCCTGGCGCGGGTCGATGGCATTGAGTTGCGGGTGCCCTTCCAGTCCGATCCGGAGCTACGCAGCCGCATCAACGCCGGCGGCCTGGAGTACATGGACATCCACCTGGGCCAACTGGCGGAAAAGGTCCGCTACGGCTTCTTCGGCAAGATCGACGTGGCGGTGGTGGAAATCGCCGCGATTCGTGAGGACGGCCGGCTGGTGCCCTCCTCCTCGGTGGGCAACAACAAGACCTGGCTGGACATGGCCGATGCGGTGATCCTCGAGGTCAATCGCTGGCAGCCCGATGCCCTGGACGGCATGCACGACATCTACACCGACGGCGCCCTACCACCCCGGCGCACGCCGATACCGCTGGAACATCCCGGCGACCGCATCGGCTCGCCCTACCTGGAGGTACCGCTGGACAAGGTGGTGGCCGTGGTGGAAACCGATGCCCCCGATCGCAACAGCCCGTTCAAGGCGCCGGACGCCGCCTCCCAGGCCATCGCCGGACATCTGCTGGACTTCCTACGTTTCGAGGTGCGCCAGGGCCGCATTCCCGCCAACCTGCTGCCGATCCAGTCGGGCGTGGGCAATATCGCCAACGCCTTCATGCAGGGCCTGGCCGCGAGCGAGTTCGAAGGCCTGACCGCCTTCACCGAGGTCATCCAGGACGGCATGCTGGAGTTGCTCATCAGCGGCAAGATGGAACTGGCCTCGGCCACCTCATTCTCGCTGAGCCCGGTGGGCATCGAGCGCTTCCTCGAACACGCCGAGTCCCTGCGCCAGCGCATCATCCTGCGCCAGCAGGGGGTGAGCAATCACCCGGAACTGGTGCGCCGCCTGGGCTGCATCGCCTTGAACGGCATGCTGGAAGCCGACCTCTATGGCAACGTCAACTCCACCCACCAGATGGGTACCGGGATGATGAACGGCATCGGCGGCTCCGGCGACTTCGCCCGCAACGCCTATCTGTCGGTGTTCATGGCGCCGAGCACGGCCAAGAACGGCCTGATCTCGACCCTGGTGCCCATGGTCAGCCACGTCGACCACACCGAGCACGATGTCGCGGTGATCGTCACCGACCAGGGCCTGGCCGATCTGCGCATGCTCAGTCCTAAGCAGCGCGCCCGCGCCATCCTCGAACAGTGCGTGCACCCAAGTTTCCGCCCCGCGTTGGAAGACTATTTCGAGCGCGCCCTAGCCGGCAGCCACGGCAAGCACACCCCGCACCTGCTGCCCGAGGCCCTTTCCTGGCACGAGCGCTACCTGGTCACCGGCAGCATGCTCGGCCCCGCTGCCCAGGAAGCCCACGACTGAAAAGCAAGGCGCCCCAGGCCTCTCGGGCGCCCTTTCGCTCCGCTATTCCCGCCGTTCGTCGCCCATCTGCAACTAATTGTGACTTTTTGACAGCGCGCTGTGTAAAAAGCTGCCTTGTCGGATTCCCAGCCGACATTCCGGGTGATAAAAGACGTGAAATCTTTGCGCAATGTCCTTGATCTGCAAGGGGCATTGCCGTTCGCGGTTGTTCTAACTCCGCCCCCCTTTGAGAGCTGTCATCGTGAAGATCTGTCATCAACTTGCCGGCCTGTTGCTGGCTGGCTTGGTCGGGCTGAGTCCGGTCGCTTTGGCCCAGACCCCACCCAAGGTCAAGGCCGCGGCCGCCGCCACTGCCCAGCGCCTGGCCTCCAACCACGCCCTGGTCGTGGACCTCAAGACCAACCAGGTGCTGTTCGCCCAGAATCCCGACCAAGTCGCCCCCATCGCTTCGGTCACCAAGCTGATGACCGCGATGGTGGTACTGGACGCCAAGCAGCCGCTGGACCAAGTCATCGACATCGACATCAGCGAGAACCCGGCCATGCGCGGCGTCTTCTCGCGGGTGCGCCTGGGCAGCGAGCTGACCCGTCGCGACATGCTGCAACTGGCGCTGATGTCCTCGGAAAACCGGGCCGCCACCAGCCTCGCCTATCACTACCCGGGCGGTCAGAAGGCCTTCGTCGCCGCCATGAACGCCAAGGCCCGCGCCCTGGGCATGAAGAACACGCGCTACGCCGAGCCCACCGGCCTGTCGCCGCTCAATGTCTCCACCGCCCGCGACCTGGTGACGCTGCTCAAGGCGACCGAGCACTATCCGCTGCTCGGCCAGCTCAGCACCACACCGGAAAAGACCCAGGCGTTCCGCAATCCCAACTACGTGCTGGGCTTTCGCAACACCAACCACCTGATCTACAACCCCGACTGGAGTGTGCAGCTGACCAAGACCGGCTACACCGACAAGGCCGGGCATTGCCTGGTGATGCGCACCGTGATGGCCGGTCGGCCGGTAGCCTTCGTGGTGATGGATGCCTTCGGCAAGTTCACCCATATGGCCGACGCTACCCGCGTCCGCCGCTGGCTGGAAACCGGCGCCCTGAGCCCCCTGCCGGGCGCGCCCAAGGGTGGCCGCAGCACGGTGCTGGCACGGCAGTGACCGGCGCCTGAGCGAGCCCCAAGCCGCGTCCTTGACGCGGCTTTTTCATGGGCGCGGCACCCTGGGCGGCAGCGGAGGTCTAGCTTTTACCCCCGCAGGAGTCCTCCGTCATGGCCGATACCCCTACTCCGCAGCAATACTACGAGACGCTCACCGGCCGCTGCTGGCTGGACGACGTGCGCGAATGGCGCCGTCTGCAAGCCGAGGCCCAGGCCGCCGCCGACCACTACCTGGCCTGCCCGGACGACTTCGGCACGCCCGAGCGCGAGCGTCTGGAACGGGAATGGCGCACCATCAACGAAAGGGCCGGGGCCTTCTGGCAGCGCATGTGGGGGAATCTGGATCGTCAGTGAGCCGCGATGGGCCGCTGGTGCAGGGTCAGGCTATAGGTCTCGAAGCCTAGCGACGCCCAGAAGGCCCGGCCACGCTTATTGGTGGCCAGGACATCGAGTCTCACCGGCCAATCAGCCGGCCATAGCTGATCGCGCAGATGATGGTAGAAGGCACGGCCCAGGCCCTGGCGGCGCGCCTCGGGCGCCACATAGAGATGGCGCAGGAAAATTGCCGCCTCTTCCAGACGATAGAGAGCGTAGCCCAGCGACTGGCCGTCCCGCTCGGCCAGGACGGCCTGATATTCACCGCGACTCAACCAGTCCACCATGCGCTGGCGCAATGCCGCCTCGGCGAGGGGCTGTGGGCTTCCCTGATCACGCTGCAAACCGGCATTGAAGCCCGTCAGCACCTCCAGGTCGGCCAGGCCGGCGGTGCGGTAGACAGGGGTCATGACTAGACCAGCCCTTCCGCCTTCAACTCGCTCTTGAGATAGGCGTAGTAGACCGGCGCCGCCACCAGGCCGGGCAGGCCGAAGGCCGCCTCGAACACCAGCATGGCCACCAGCAGCTCCCAGGAGCGGGCGCTGATCTGGCCGCCGACGATGCGGGCGTTGAGGAAGTATTCCAGCTTGTGGATGGCGATCAGGTAGCCCAGCGCCGCCACCGCGACCCAGATCGACAGCGACAGGCCAGCGATGAAGATCAGGGTGTTGGACATCAGGTTGCCGATCACCGGCAGCAGGCCAAGGATGAAGGTGAGGATCACCAGGGTCTTGGCCAGCGGCAGGTGGACGTCGAACAGTGGCAGCACGCCGAGCAGGAAGATGCCGGTCAGGGTGGTGTTGAGCAGCGAGATCTTGATCTGGGCGAAGACGATGTTGCGAAAGGCCTGGGCCACCAGGCCGAGACGCACCAGCAGTGCGCCGGACAGCGGCCTCAGCCGCTCGGGATCGGGAGCGGGCTGCAGGGCGACGATGGCACCGAGGATCATGCCGATCAGCACGATGACGAAGGTCCGCGCGGCGTCGCGGCCGAACAGCTGCAATTGCGCCACATGGGCGCGCACCCATTCCACCAATTCGCGCTTCATGCTATCGGCATTGGCCGGCAGGTAGGCGTCCAGCGAGGGCGGCAACTGGGCGCGGGCGCGCTCGGTGAGCACCATGAACTTGTCCAGCAGGCGCCCGGGGTTCTGCACCTCCTGGATGATGAAGCTGGTGAACCAGACGAAAAACAGCGTCAGCAGGCTCACCACCAGGGCCCCGAGCAGGGCCACCGCCAGCCAGCGCGCGCCTCCGCCGGGCAGATGGCGCTGCAGACGCCCGGCCAGGGTGTTGACCAGCTCGTACACCAGCAGTCCGGCCAGCAGGCTGGGCAGCAGCTTGAGCGGGAGAACCAGATAGAGGGCGGTGAAGACGATGATCCAGCTGGCCAAGATGGCCTGGCGTTGCGTGAAGGCGTACATAGATTACCGAACGGCAGAATCCCTGCGCGCAGTCTGCCAGCCCGCCGCCTCGCCGCCCAGCCTGGGTGAAGAAGAAAGCCCGAGCCTCTGTTACCCGGCGTTACCCGCGCAGCGTCGTTCAGCCCGCCAGTTCGGCAGCGCAGACCCGCGCCCGTCCTTGGTGCTTGGCCGCATAGAGCTGCGCATCGGCTGCGGTGATCAGGGCTGCCGGGTCGACGGCGGTCGGCGGCAGCGCGGTGGCTACGCCCAGACTCAGGGTGACATAGCCGGTCACCGATGAATGACCGTGGGGCAGGCGCTGATCGCGCACCTGCTGCAGCAAGCGTTCGGCGACCTGGCTTGCGCCCTCCAGATCGGTCCCCGGCAGCAGGCAGCCGAATTCCTCGCCGCCGTAGCGCGCCAGCAGGTCGTAGGGGCGGAACAGGCCCTGGCCCAGGGCCTGGGCGACCTGGCGCAGGCACTGGTCGCCGGCGAGATGGCCGTAGTGATCGTTGTAGGCCTTGAAGTGATCGATATCCATGAGGATCAGCGAGAAGGGCGTGCCTTCACGCTGACTCTGGCGCCAGCCGCGCAGCAGTGCCTCGTCGAACTGGCGACGATTGGCGATGCCGGTAAGGCCGTCGACCAGGGCGATGCTGCGCAGGACGTCGCGTTGCGCCTTGAGCGTGAGCTGGGTGCGGACCCGGGCGCGGACGATCACCGGGTTGATCGGCTTGTTGATGAAATCGACGGCGCCCAGCTCCAGTCCGATCACCTCCTCGTCGGGGCCTTCCTGGCCGGTGACGAAGATCACCGGGATGGCCGCGGTGGCCGGATCGGCCTGCAGCCGCCGCAGCACCTCGTGGCCATCGAGCTGGGGCATCATCACGTCGAGCAGGATCAGGTCCGGCTGCTGGGCGAGGGCCAGTTGCAACGCCTGGGCGCCGTTGGTGGCCATCAGGGTCTCGCAATCCTCGCGCAAGAGTTCGTGGAGGATACGAATGTTGAGCGGCTGGTCGTCGACGATCAGCAGCTTGGGTTTGCTGCGCCGCCCGGTGGTCTCGGCGGCGGTCGGCAGATTCATAGGGCCTCCTTGAGGTCAGGCAGCGTTGCGAGGGCCGCCGCGAAATCCAGGGTCTCGACCTGGGCACGGAACAGGTCGTAGCGCACCTGGGCTTCGGCCCGGCACTGGCTGGGCAACTCGGCCAGCCGGTCCAGGGCTTCGAGATTGCCCTGGCCGAGCAATAGCGCGAGTTCGTCCAGGCGGGCGGACCAGTCCACTATCAGCGTAGCGGCTATTTGGGCCGGTGGCGGCGGCAGGCGCTCGGCGAGGGCGCTGCGCAGTTCGGCCAGGGCCTCGTCGAGCAATAGCCGCAGGGTCGCCAGCTCGGCCGCGACGTCCGCCGGTATCCCAGCGCCCGCCTTGCCGGCCCGCTCGCCATCGGCGGCGTGAGCCGCCAGGCACTGGGCTCCCATGGTGCCGGCGCTGCCCTTGAGCGAATGCAGCACGGCGACCGCGCCTTCGGTGTCAACGGCGCTCCAGGCCTGCTCCAGGCGGGCCAGCAGATCCTGGGAGTCCTCGGCGAAGCGTTCGAGCAGGGAGCCGAACAGGCGGGCATCGCCGCCGAAACGCCGGAGGATGACGCCCAACGGCTCGATCCGCCGTTCGTCGGTGACCGACGCGGCGCTGACCATGGGCGCCACCTCCCGACCGGTCAGGCGTTGCAGCCGGCTGACCAACAGTTCCAGGTCGATGGGCTTGCCGATGTGGTCGTCCATGCCGGCGGCCAGGCAGGCATCGCGATCGGTGTGGGAGGCGTTGGCGGTCATCGCCAGGATCGGCAGGGTACTGAAGCGGCCATCGGCGCGGATGCGACGGGTGGCTTCCAGACCATCGATGTCGGGCATCTGCATGTCCATGATGACCACGTCGAGGGGCGTGCCGGAGAGCACCCGCTCGACGCCTTCCAGGCCGCCCTCCGCCAGCTCCACCTGGGCGCCCTGGGCCAGCAGCAGCTCGGCGGCCACCTGGCGGTTGAGGGCGTTGTCTTCCACCACCAGCAGGCGCAAGCCGGCCAGGCGGTGACTTTCGTCGACCATCGCGGCCGCGTGCACGCCCGCCGGGATCTCGGCGCCCAGGGCGCGCTCCACCGCCTCGACGATCTGCGCCGGGGTCACCGGCTTGGTCAGGTAGTCGTCGAAGGGGGCCTCGCCGCTCTGTTGGGCTTCATTGAGGAAGTCACGGCCGAAGCCGGTGAGCATGATGACCCGGGGTCGCTCGGCGGACTGGGACTCGTGCAGCTGGCGGGCCGCGGCCAGGCCGTCGCCGTCGGGCATGCGCCAGTCCATGAGCACGGCCTCATAGGGTTGGCCTTGCCGTTGGGCCTGGGCGACCTGCTCCAGCGCAGCGGCGCCGCTGGTGACCAGATCCACCTGCCAGCCGAGGGCGGCCAAGGTTTCCACCAGCACTTCGCCGACCAGGGTGTTGTCATCGGCCAGCAGCACCCGGCGCCGCACGGGCGCCAGCTGTGCCTCGCCCTGGCTGTCCACCGCCAGGGTGACGTCGAACCAGAAGCGGCTGCCCACGCCCAGTTCGCTTTCCACCTGCAACTGGCCGTCCATCAGCTCCACCAGCCGCTTGCAGATCGCCAGGCCCAGGCCGGTGCCGCCGAAGCGCCGACTGATGGACGCCTCGGCCTGGGTGAAGCCCTGGAACAGTTGCGCCTGCTGGTCCGGACTGATGCCGATGCCGGTGTCCTGCACCGAGAATTCTAGCCGCAGCGGGCCGTCCGCCTGGGACAGTTGGCGGACGCTGACCAGCACCTGGCCGGCCTCGGTGAACTTGAGGGCGTTGCCGGCCAGGTTGATGAGGATCTGCTGCAGGCGCAGGCTGTCGCCGACCAGCGCGGTGGGCAGTCCGGCCTCGAGCTGATAGTTGATCTCGACGTTCTTCTCGCCGCTGTTGCCGGAGAGCACCACGCCCAGGTTGCGCAGCACCTGCTCCAGGCTGAAGGGATGGACGTCCAATTGCAGCTTGCCGGCTTCGATCTTGGAGTAGTCGAGCACGTCGTTGAGCAGCCCCAGCAACGAACGCGCCGCCTGCTGGGCCTTGGTCAGGTAGTCGCCCTGGCGGTTATCCAGGGCGGTGCGCTGCAGCAATTGCAGCATGCCCAGCACGGCGTTCATCGGCGTGCGGATCTCGTGGCTCATGTTGGCCAGGAAGGACGACTTGGCCTGGCTGGCCAGGTCGGCGCGGGTGCGTTCCTCACGCAGCCGATGCTCCAGTTCCAGCTGCTCGGTGATGTCGCGGTTGATGCCCACCACCCGCAGCACCCGGCCACGCGGATCGCGCTCGGTATGGGCGCCGGCGAGGATGTGCCGCAGCGAGCCATCCTGACGACGGATGCGGAACACCGGGTCGAACGTCGCCCGCCCGGCCATGGCCGCGCCGAGGCGCTCTTCGGCGTCGGGCAGGTCGTCAGGATGCACGCGGCAACGCCAGTCATTGTAGGTCAGACCCTGCTCGCGCTGGACGTCGGTCCATTCGTAGAGTTCGAACATCCGCTCGTTGCATTGCACCTGGCCGGTGTCGGGTTGCCAGCACCAGATGCCCAGCTCGGCGACATCGGCGGCCATGGCCAGTTGGTCACGAGTCCGCAGCAGTACCTGGCGCTGGCGGCTCTGCTCGGTGATGTCGGCGATGATGGCTACCGCCAGCCGCTCGCCGTCGGTCCACATCACGCCCAGGCTCAGGGTGATGGGGAAGACACTACCGTCCTGGCGCCGGCCTTCCATCTCCTGGCCCTGCTGCCCACTGTCGCTGTCGGGCAACTCGAGCGGGCAACTGAAGAGTGCCTCGTAGCCGGCGAGATAGCCCGGAATCAACCGGTGGATCGGCTGGCCGATCACCTGCTCGGCGTGATAGCCGAAGATACGCTCGCCGGCTGGATTGAAGGAGCGCACCAGGCCGGCGCTGTCGACGGTGACGATGGGGTTGACCGCGGTGTCCAGGATCGCCCGGGTCAGCGCCAGGCTGGCGGCCAGTTCCAACTCGGCAGCCTTGCGCTCGGTGACGTCCGAGGCGATGCCCAGGTAGCCGCTGACCTGCCCGGCGCCATCGCGCATGGTGGTCACTACCAGGCTGACATCGCGGTGCTCGCCGTCGCGGCGGATGTAGGTCCACTCACGCGCCTCGGCACCGACGCGTTCGGAGCGCTCCACCAGCACGCGGAAGCCGCTGATCGGCGCGCCATACTGGGCACTCAGGGACTGGCCCTGGGCCTCCAACTCCTCGGGGAGATGGAAGTCGCTGGCGTGCCAGGTGCCGACCACCTCGTCGGCGCGATAGCCCAGCAGGCGCTCGGCGCCCTCGTTGAACAGAGTGATGCGACCGTCACGGTCAGTGGCGATGATGCCCACCTCGGAGGCCGCGCGCAGCACGTCGCCGAGCAGCCGGTTGGTCTGGCTGAGTTCGGCGGTGCGCTGGGCCACCTGACCTTCCAGGCGCGCATTGAGCGCCAGGATCTCGGCCTGGGCGGCCTTCTGCACGGAGATGTCGCGCACCGTCTTGGACGCGCCGACCACCCGGCCATCGCGCCCGCGCATGGGCGAGACACTGACCAGGACATCGATGTAGCGCCCGTCGCGATGCTGGCGACGGGTCTCGAAGTGCGGCACCGGCTCCCCCTTGCCGATCCGCTCCAGCACCCGCCACTCTTCGTGCTCCAGTTCGGCGGGCACGACGAGGTCGAGCAGGCGCTGCCCCACGGCTTCGCTGGCGGGATAGCCGAACAGCTGTTCCGCGGCGTGGTTCCAGCTCAGCACCACGCCGTTGAGGTCCTTGCTGATGATGCCGTCGGAGGAGCTCTCCACCACCGCGGTCAGGTTGGCCTGGTCCTGTTGGTACTGGCGGCGGCGCTGACGGGTGGTGAGCACGGCGAAGGTCAGGCCGGCGGCCAGCAGGCTGAATAGCTTGCCGAACAGGTGCACCAGGGGCACCGAGACCAGGTTCTGCGCCGCGACGAAGGTCGGGGTGGCGGTGAATGCCAGCTGCCATTGCCGGCCGTAGACGCCCTGCACCAGCCGGCGCTCGGACAGCTCCCGGGCGCCCTCCTCGTCCTCGCCATGCCGATAGAACAGACGCGGGGCGTCGGGGACGGTCACGTCGCTCAAGCGGATGATCAGCCCCGGAATGTTCAGCCGCAGACTGCCGAACATTTCCTCGATGCTCAGGGGTACATAGGACCACCCCAGGGTAGCGGCCTCCCGTGCGCGCGGATCGGCCGGAGGAAGCCCCTCTTCATAGATCGGCAGCATCATCAGGAAACCGGCCTCGGGGGGCGTAGAGGCCTGCAGTTGCAGCGGACCGGTCAGATGGATATCGGCATGCTGCATGGACAGCACGGCGGCCTCGCGGCGGATGGGATCGGACGCCGCGTCCATGCCGATGGCCTTGAGGTTACGCGAGATCGGCTCCAGGTACTGGACGACATAGCGATCGCCGTCATGGGGAGCGAAGGCACGAATGGTGAAATTGGGCCAGCCATCGGCGCTGGCTTCCCGCAGAAAGCGGGCTTCTTCGGCCTGGGGCACCCGGCGGATGAAGCCGACGCCCCGCGCGCCGCGAAACTCCTGGCCCAGGTCATGGACGCGGCCGTAGTTACCGAGCAATTGACGCGACAGGTTGCCACCGGCGACCACCACCAGGTCACGCATGCCGATCAGGCTGTATTCATAGGTGCGCAGCCGGTCCAGCACCTGGTCGCGGACGTCATCGGCCGCGCTGTCCAGGGCGCTGTGTAACTGCTGGTCATTGCGCGCGGCCAGTTGCCGCATGGCCAGACTCGTCAGCAGGACGCCGCACAGGAAGACCCCTAGACTCCAGCGCACACGCGAGGACGATAACAATCGCTTGAACATGGACATTGCCCTGTTGAAGATCCACTCCGCGTGGATCGAACGAACGGGACCAGGGCATGGGAAAGGCTGGAAAGCCGCGCCTTATTCAGAGATGAAGTGACTTATGGGAAGCGAAGCGCCGCTGGCCAACTAATGACCACATCGGCAGTGCGGGAAAATTTCTTGATACCGTGGATCGTTTCGCAGGCCCGTGCGAAAACGAAAAAAGCGGCTGAACCCTGGACGTTGAGCCGCTGAGAACCCCTCAACCCATATGACTATTTCAGACGAACGGCGAGGGGGATCGCCGTTCGCATCCTGGCTAGAACCACACTTCCATCTGCGTACCGACCTGCCAGACGCCACCCGACTTGAAGCCCGGCTGCCCCAGATCGTCGGAGCGGCTGAAGTTGTCGAGTCCGGAGGTCCAGTTCATATAGGAGGCGAATACCCGCAGCTCGGGACGCAGCAGATAGTCACCCGTCTGCGCCTTGAAGGTGGGCGCGATGGTGGCCTTCCAGAAGTTGCCATCGGCGAGGCCACGTCCGGCATAGCCCCGGGCATCGATATCCATGTTCTGGAAGGTCAGCTCGTACTGCATCTCGAAGTTGCGGGTGATGTCGTTGGAGAATCGCAGGTTGGTGGTGACGTAGCGGTAGTGGTCGCCGGGCATGTAGCGGTCGGTGCCGCGCTCGGCGATCACCGCCGGCGCCACGCGCCAGAACGGACTCAGGCGGGTATGACCGTAGAAGGCCAGACGCAGCGATTGGGCGTTGTCCAGCAGGTCGCCGTCGCCGCCCACCTGGCTGAGTTCCGCACCGAGACCGCGACCGTAGAGCAGCGAGGCCTTGAACAGCCCTTCACGACCGAAGAAGTCGTTCTGGGCATAGGTGAAGGCGGTATGCAGACCCTTGTCACCCGGCGTTTGCCCGCCCAGGTTCACCCGATGATCGTTACCGCCCGCACCGGGCTGGGCCAGGCGTCCGTCGTTCTGCCCGGAGGTGATGCCACTGGTCATGACCTGCCAGCGCCCCTGGTCGAAGAACTGGTTGAGCGTACCGATATAGGTCCGCGTGTCCTTGCCGTTCTCCAGGCCGAAGTCACCGTAGGAACGGCTCATCAACGAGGCGTTGAGGCGCCAGTAGTCGGTCGGCTTGACATCGTAGATACCGGCACCGGTACCGGCCAGGAAGA
The window above is part of the Pseudomonas oryzihabitans genome. Proteins encoded here:
- a CDS encoding acetyl-CoA hydrolase/transferase family protein, which codes for MSHRIRHPGFAAKRQSAEQAAQFIRHGMTVGMSGFTGAGYPKAVPGALAQRITASHGAGEPFRIKVLTGASTAPELDGALARVDGIELRVPFQSDPELRSRINAGGLEYMDIHLGQLAEKVRYGFFGKIDVAVVEIAAIREDGRLVPSSSVGNNKTWLDMADAVILEVNRWQPDALDGMHDIYTDGALPPRRTPIPLEHPGDRIGSPYLEVPLDKVVAVVETDAPDRNSPFKAPDAASQAIAGHLLDFLRFEVRQGRIPANLLPIQSGVGNIANAFMQGLAASEFEGLTAFTEVIQDGMLELLISGKMELASATSFSLSPVGIERFLEHAESLRQRIILRQQGVSNHPELVRRLGCIALNGMLEADLYGNVNSTHQMGTGMMNGIGGSGDFARNAYLSVFMAPSTAKNGLISTLVPMVSHVDHTEHDVAVIVTDQGLADLRMLSPKQRARAILEQCVHPSFRPALEDYFERALAGSHGKHTPHLLPEALSWHERYLVTGSMLGPAAQEAHD
- the pbpG gene encoding D-alanyl-D-alanine endopeptidase translates to MKICHQLAGLLLAGLVGLSPVALAQTPPKVKAAAAATAQRLASNHALVVDLKTNQVLFAQNPDQVAPIASVTKLMTAMVVLDAKQPLDQVIDIDISENPAMRGVFSRVRLGSELTRRDMLQLALMSSENRAATSLAYHYPGGQKAFVAAMNAKARALGMKNTRYAEPTGLSPLNVSTARDLVTLLKATEHYPLLGQLSTTPEKTQAFRNPNYVLGFRNTNHLIYNPDWSVQLTKTGYTDKAGHCLVMRTVMAGRPVAFVVMDAFGKFTHMADATRVRRWLETGALSPLPGAPKGGRSTVLARQ
- a CDS encoding GNAT family N-acetyltransferase gives rise to the protein MTPVYRTAGLADLEVLTGFNAGLQRDQGSPQPLAEAALRQRMVDWLSRGEYQAVLAERDGQSLGYALYRLEEAAIFLRHLYVAPEARRQGLGRAFYHHLRDQLWPADWPVRLDVLATNKRGRAFWASLGFETYSLTLHQRPIAAH
- a CDS encoding AI-2E family transporter encodes the protein MYAFTQRQAILASWIIVFTALYLVLPLKLLPSLLAGLLVYELVNTLAGRLQRHLPGGGARWLAVALLGALVVSLLTLFFVWFTSFIIQEVQNPGRLLDKFMVLTERARAQLPPSLDAYLPANADSMKRELVEWVRAHVAQLQLFGRDAARTFVIVLIGMILGAIVALQPAPDPERLRPLSGALLVRLGLVAQAFRNIVFAQIKISLLNTTLTGIFLLGVLPLFDVHLPLAKTLVILTFILGLLPVIGNLMSNTLIFIAGLSLSIWVAVAALGYLIAIHKLEYFLNARIVGGQISARSWELLVAMLVFEAAFGLPGLVAAPVYYAYLKSELKAEGLV
- a CDS encoding diguanylate cyclase domain-containing protein produces the protein MNLPTAAETTGRRSKPKLLIVDDQPLNIRILHELLREDCETLMATNGAQALQLALAQQPDLILLDVMMPQLDGHEVLRRLQADPATAAIPVIFVTGQEGPDEEVIGLELGAVDFINKPINPVIVRARVRTQLTLKAQRDVLRSIALVDGLTGIANRRQFDEALLRGWRQSQREGTPFSLILMDIDHFKAYNDHYGHLAGDQCLRQVAQALGQGLFRPYDLLARYGGEEFGCLLPGTDLEGASQVAERLLQQVRDQRLPHGHSSVTGYVTLSLGVATALPPTAVDPAALITAADAQLYAAKHQGRARVCAAELAG
- a CDS encoding PAS domain S-box protein, whose protein sequence is MFKRLLSSSRVRWSLGVFLCGVLLTSLAMRQLAARNDQQLHSALDSAADDVRDQVLDRLRTYEYSLIGMRDLVVVAGGNLSRQLLGNYGRVHDLGQEFRGARGVGFIRRVPQAEEARFLREASADGWPNFTIRAFAPHDGDRYVVQYLEPISRNLKAIGMDAASDPIRREAAVLSMQHADIHLTGPLQLQASTPPEAGFLMMLPIYEEGLPPADPRAREAATLGWSYVPLSIEEMFGSLRLNIPGLIIRLSDVTVPDAPRLFYRHGEDEEGARELSERRLVQGVYGRQWQLAFTATPTFVAAQNLVSVPLVHLFGKLFSLLAAGLTFAVLTTRQRRRQYQQDQANLTAVVESSSDGIISKDLNGVVLSWNHAAEQLFGYPASEAVGQRLLDLVVPAELEHEEWRVLERIGKGEPVPHFETRRQHRDGRYIDVLVSVSPMRGRDGRVVGASKTVRDISVQKAAQAEILALNARLEGQVAQRTAELSQTNRLLGDVLRAASEVGIIATDRDGRITLFNEGAERLLGYRADEVVGTWHASDFHLPEELEAQGQSLSAQYGAPISGFRVLVERSERVGAEAREWTYIRRDGEHRDVSLVVTTMRDGAGQVSGYLGIASDVTERKAAELELAASLALTRAILDTAVNPIVTVDSAGLVRSFNPAGERIFGYHAEQVIGQPIHRLIPGYLAGYEALFSCPLELPDSDSGQQGQEMEGRRQDGSVFPITLSLGVMWTDGERLAVAIIADITEQSRQRQVLLRTRDQLAMAADVAELGIWCWQPDTGQVQCNERMFELYEWTDVQREQGLTYNDWRCRVHPDDLPDAEERLGAAMAGRATFDPVFRIRRQDGSLRHILAGAHTERDPRGRVLRVVGINRDITEQLELEHRLREERTRADLASQAKSSFLANMSHEIRTPMNAVLGMLQLLQRTALDNRQGDYLTKAQQAARSLLGLLNDVLDYSKIEAGKLQLDVHPFSLEQVLRNLGVVLSGNSGEKNVEINYQLEAGLPTALVGDSLRLQQILINLAGNALKFTEAGQVLVSVRQLSQADGPLRLEFSVQDTGIGISPDQQAQLFQGFTQAEASISRRFGGTGLGLAICKRLVELMDGQLQVESELGVGSRFWFDVTLAVDSQGEAQLAPVRRRVLLADDNTLVGEVLVETLAALGWQVDLVTSGAAALEQVAQAQRQGQPYEAVLMDWRMPDGDGLAAARQLHESQSAERPRVIMLTGFGRDFLNEAQQSGEAPFDDYLTKPVTPAQIVEAVERALGAEIPAGVHAAAMVDESHRLAGLRLLVVEDNALNRQVAAELLLAQGAQVELAEGGLEGVERVLSGTPLDVVIMDMQMPDIDGLEATRRIRADGRFSTLPILAMTANASHTDRDACLAAGMDDHIGKPIDLELLVSRLQRLTGREVAPMVSAASVTDERRIEPLGVILRRFGGDARLFGSLLERFAEDSQDLLARLEQAWSAVDTEGAVAVLHSLKGSAGTMGAQCLAAHAADGERAGKAGAGIPADVAAELATLRLLLDEALAELRSALAERLPPPPAQIAATLIVDWSARLDELALLLGQGNLEALDRLAELPSQCRAEAQVRYDLFRAQVETLDFAAALATLPDLKEAL